The DNA segment GGGAACGGTGAAATTCATGCAGTATACAGAGCAGGGTGGATTGCGGCAGCCGGTATTCAAAGGCTTTCGCGAGGATAAGACACCAGAAGAATGCAGATGCAAAAGCCTGTAAGGTCTATTCCTGACCTACTTACAATCAGTTGTTTCAGACGACTGATTTTTTTGTATGCAGGTTCACTATGCAGCTTAAATACGGATTTCTGCCACTTAGCCCCGACTTTATGCCGCTTACCCGCTGCCCTCTTGCTGACTATGTAAGAATATTGTAAGGTTATGAAGCGAGGAGGATTTTATTATGCATATTATTGAGGTATCACATCTGAAAAAAACGTATGGAGCCTTTAACGCTGTTGATGATATCAGCTTTCACGTGGAGAAGGGTGAAATATTCGGTTATCTGGGAATCAACGGCGCTGGTAAATCTACCACCATTCATATGTTGACAACACTATTTCCGCCGAATGCAGGCTCTGTAACAATATGCGGACATACACTGGGCCGGCAAAATCAGGATATCAGAAAATGCATCGGTGTCGTTCAGCAGTCCAACAGTCTGGATGACAAGCTGACAGTAAAGGAAAATCTGCTTGTCCGCGGCGCCTTATACGAGCATTCCCGTACAGCCCTGCAGCAGCAGCTAGCACATGTGAGTGAACTTCTCGGTCTGAAGGATATGGAAGCCAAACGCTATGCGCATTTATCCGGTGGACAGAAGCGGCGTTGTGAGATAGCGGCTGCCCTGATGCATGAGCCGGACATCCTGTTTTTGGACGAGCCGACAACCGGCCTTGATCCGGCTACACGCCAGACGGTATGGAAATGCATTGAACATTTGCAAAGGGATCGAAATATGACGGTATTTCTTACGACCCATTATATGGAGGAAGCCGCCAAGGCTGCCCATATCGCTGTCATAGATCAGGGCAGACTGATGGAGTATGGAACCCCCTATCAGCTAAAGGAGCGGCATGCCAAGGATCGCCTGCTTCTGCTCGCGAAGGATCATGAACAAGTGCAAGCGCTGTTAAACAGCCTGCACATATCCTATCATCAGCAGCGACAGCATTTTCAGATTGCATTGGATAACACGCTGCAGGCGCTTCCTATTCTAAACACGGTGCAGCCCTATGTGGAGGGCTTTGAAGTGCTGCAGGGAACCATGGATGATGTGTTTTTAAATATCACCGGCAAAGCACTGCCTGAGGAGGAAACAAAATGACAGCCTTAGTAACCTTAACCAAGCGGCATATCCTGTTGTATATCCGTGATCGTTCCGCAATTTTCTTTTCCATGCTGTCCGTTCTCATCGTTTTGCTTATGATGCTTGTCTTTCTGAAGGATATGAACAGGGATGAGCTGATACAGCTTATTCAGAATGCGAACGGCACCATTAACCAACAAGACGCAAGCCACCTGATCACGATGTGGACGATTGCCGGAATTCTTGTTGTCAATGCGTTTACCGTTCCCATCACGATGATCGGTATGCTCATACAGGACAAGGAACAGAAACGGCTGGAAAGCTTTTACTGCTCCTGTGTTCCCCGCCATATTCTGATGCTATCCTATCTGCTGTCCGCAGTACTGATGGGATTTGCGATGTGTATGCTGCTTATGCTGCTTTCTTACTGTTATGTGAGCTTAAGCGGCTTTGCCTTCCTGACACTCTTTCAATTTCTGCAGGCGTCTTTTCTTCTTCTGCTTTGCACCTTTGTTTCAAGCTCTTTAACAGCGCTGATTGCCCACTGGGTGAACAGTGAGCACGCATGGGGCGCCTTTTCCACTCTTGCCGGAACACTGATTGGTTTTCTGGGAGGCATCTACCTGCCGGTGGGAATGCTGCCAGCAGCAGTACAGGGCGTTTTGAAGGGACTTCCGTTTCTCCATGAAGCAGCCCTTATGCGCAATATACTTACCTCATCTTCGCTGACACAGCTGTTTGACGGTCTGCCTGCCTCCCTTACCGATACGTATCGTGAGGTAATGGGAATTACCATCACAGTAAACAAGCAAGCCCTTTCATCAGAATTCCAGATTCTTACGCTGTTGCTTTGTGGTATAATAACGTTAAGCTTAACCGTTTATCTGCTGAACCGGCATACCGCATTTGACAAATAGGAGGGTTGCACTTGAAAATCATCATCGAAGACAAAGTATCAAAGGAGGAAGAGGATACCATCATCGTCCGATGTGGCACGCTGAATGATTCTCTACTCAAACTGCTTCGCCAGCTAAAGAGCGGTGATGAATGTATCACCTGTACGCAAAATGGAAAAATTGCCAGAATTAGGCCGGATGATGTTTATTATTTTGAATCGGTCGATAGTAAAACGTTTCTCTATACAGAAACAGAGGTGTTTGAAATACGACAGAAGCTCTATGAGATTGAAGATCACTATGCAGGCTTTGACTTCTTTCGCTCGTCAAAATCCACGATCATCAACCTGCGTAAGATTCGTTATCTTTCCCCTGTACTTGGCAGCCGGATGGAGGCCACCTTGCACAACGATGAGAAAATCATGATTTCAAGACAGTATGTTGCAGCTTTGAAGGCGCTGCTCAGCATTTAGGGAGGCGATCAATCATGCGCAAATTAAAGGAACTGGCTTTTACCTTCTCTACGATTACCACCTGCACAATCATAGCGGCCACGGTGTTCATCAGCATCTTCTGGAAAGAAACAACGATTGATACGTCAATTCTCTGGCAGATTCTGGTTTGCAGCTTCTTTTGCACGCTTGGAAATCTTCTGTATACAAAAGAAGAAAAAAGCAAGCAGCAGTTTTATGCTCTGCTCGTATTGCATTATTTGTATATCAATGCCGTTGTACTGCTCAGCGGTCTGTTCTTTCGATGGTTTTATGCAGATAATCCCGTTATGGTGCTCACCATGATTACGATTATCGCAATCGTCTTTTCATTTGTTTACATCATGCTTCAAATCCGCTCAAAGCGCGATGCTGCTGTGATGAATGAACGGTTGAAGGCATATATCAAAAAAAGAAATGTAGATTGATGAAAAGCATTGTGACAGCCTTTTATGAAAGCTGTGATACCTATACAAGCACTCTTTCCTTGTGAAACAGGGATACGCTTTGTATGCTTACGATTCAGAAACATAAAACAACGCCTCCGATCATCATAGATCATGGGCGTTGTTTTTCTTATTCTTCTTCCCTAACGGCAATGTGCAGCTCTTCCAGCTGTGCACCATCAACCGGTGTTGGAGCATCACTCATCGGGCATTTTGCATTTGCATTTTTCGGGAAAGCAATCACATCACGAATAGAATCACT comes from the Erysipelotrichaceae bacterium 66202529 genome and includes:
- a CDS encoding ABC transporter permease, which translates into the protein MTALVTLTKRHILLYIRDRSAIFFSMLSVLIVLLMMLVFLKDMNRDELIQLIQNANGTINQQDASHLITMWTIAGILVVNAFTVPITMIGMLIQDKEQKRLESFYCSCVPRHILMLSYLLSAVLMGFAMCMLLMLLSYCYVSLSGFAFLTLFQFLQASFLLLLCTFVSSSLTALIAHWVNSEHAWGAFSTLAGTLIGFLGGIYLPVGMLPAAVQGVLKGLPFLHEAALMRNILTSSSLTQLFDGLPASLTDTYREVMGITITVNKQALSSEFQILTLLLCGIITLSLTVYLLNRHTAFDK
- a CDS encoding DUF3021 family protein → MRKLKELAFTFSTITTCTIIAATVFISIFWKETTIDTSILWQILVCSFFCTLGNLLYTKEEKSKQQFYALLVLHYLYINAVVLLSGLFFRWFYADNPVMVLTMITIIAIVFSFVYIMLQIRSKRDAAVMNERLKAYIKKRNVD
- a CDS encoding ATP-binding cassette domain-containing protein, translating into MHIIEVSHLKKTYGAFNAVDDISFHVEKGEIFGYLGINGAGKSTTIHMLTTLFPPNAGSVTICGHTLGRQNQDIRKCIGVVQQSNSLDDKLTVKENLLVRGALYEHSRTALQQQLAHVSELLGLKDMEAKRYAHLSGGQKRRCEIAAALMHEPDILFLDEPTTGLDPATRQTVWKCIEHLQRDRNMTVFLTTHYMEEAAKAAHIAVIDQGRLMEYGTPYQLKERHAKDRLLLLAKDHEQVQALLNSLHISYHQQRQHFQIALDNTLQALPILNTVQPYVEGFEVLQGTMDDVFLNITGKALPEEETK
- a CDS encoding LytTR family transcriptional regulator translates to MKIIIEDKVSKEEEDTIIVRCGTLNDSLLKLLRQLKSGDECITCTQNGKIARIRPDDVYYFESVDSKTFLYTETEVFEIRQKLYEIEDHYAGFDFFRSSKSTIINLRKIRYLSPVLGSRMEATLHNDEKIMISRQYVAALKALLSI